The genomic window GATACTAGGCGTAACTACGGTGGTATATTTTGTCCTACAAGCCATACGCCTTTCCGTATTTTTCCACAACAAAATCAATATCCTTATCGCCCCTACCCGACAGGTTAATCAATATGGTTTTATCCTTGCCTAATTGAGGTGCTATTTTTATGGCATACGCCACTGCGTGGGCACTCTCCAGCGCCGGAATAATCCCCTCGGTGCGCGACAAGGTAAAAAACGCATCAATGGTTTCCTTGTCGTTAATACTTTCATACTTTACCCGCTCAATATCTTTCAGGTAACTGTGCTGCGGTCCAACGCCGGGATAATCGAGCCCACTGGCCACCGTGTTTACTGCTGCCGGCTCACCATTCTCGTCCTGCAACAGATAACATTTAAAACCGTGTATCATACCGGGCTTACCCAAAGTTAAGGTTGCGGCATGATTGCCCGTTTCAAAACTGGTTCCGGCAGGTTCAATGCCGTACATTTTCACCTCCTCATCATATAAAAATGCCGTAAACAAGCCAATTGCATTGGATCCACCACCTACACAGGCCACCAGATTATCGGGTAATTTACCTGTCATATCCATAAACTGCTCCCGGGCCTCCACACCCACAACTGATTGAAAATCACGCACCATCATAGGAAAAGGGTGTGGTCCTACCACCGATCCAATGGCATACAGTTGCGTAACGGGATCCTCCAAATATGCTTCAAAGGCGGCATCCACTGCTTCTTTCAAGGTCTTCA from Saccharicrinis carchari includes these protein-coding regions:
- the trpB gene encoding tryptophan synthase subunit beta, whose amino-acid sequence is MANSVMPDENGFFGEFGGRFVPPMLEPLMQEITDAYIKIKDEPSFIQELTDLQKHYTGRPSPIFYAERLSNELGGAQIYLKREDLNHTGAHKINHCLGEALLAKKMGKKKIIAETGAGQHGVALATAAALLGLECDIYMGEVDIKKEYLNVVRMRILGANVVPVASGLKTLKEAVDAAFEAYLEDPVTQLYAIGSVVGPHPFPMMVRDFQSVVGVEAREQFMDMTGKLPDNLVACVGGGSNAIGLFTAFLYDEEVKMYGIEPAGTSFETGNHAATLTLGKPGMIHGFKCYLLQDENGEPAAVNTVASGLDYPGVGPQHSYLKDIERVKYESINDKETIDAFFTLSRTEGIIPALESAHAVAYAIKIAPQLGKDKTILINLSGRGDKDIDFVVEKYGKAYGL